One Dromiciops gliroides isolate mDroGli1 chromosome 3, mDroGli1.pri, whole genome shotgun sequence DNA segment encodes these proteins:
- the LOC122747417 gene encoding ovarian cancer G-protein coupled receptor 1-like gives MNDTNGTKCSMDFEISKTMRISVFSLVVSLGLPLNCMAAWVLFFQVRMKNVLSIYMINMVAANLLQIFMIPFWIHYTYLGHRWVLGKEACIAVGFLFSTNLYAKIAFLCLIAKERYFHIAFPLRCHGLGTVGVAVKTSLIAWAVTVFFCSMGSHFLSEGEEETQLCHEGYPSSPKYALFKMATMFFSFFGPIGLIGFFYVSILCKVRQVRNLETKKQVYGCILLTMVTFFVVFLPYQATTFYKNLLESGKDDLDLCGKEVALFLFSEISLCLMTLGDILDPVLYILFIKSTRDEFVASCKCLCSSHQELATSQGMFINST, from the coding sequence atgaatgacaCAAATGGGACAAAGTGTTCTATGGATTTTGAGATTTCCAAGACCATGCGCATCTCGGTGTTCTCCTTGGTGGTGTCACTTGGTTTGCCCCTGAATTGCATGGCTGCCTGGGTTCTGTTTTTCCAGGTCAGGATGAAGAATGTTCTCAGCATCTATATGATAAACATGGTGGCTGCCAACCTCCTTCAGATTTTCATGATTCCATTCTGGATCCACTATACCTACCTGGGACACAGATGGGTGTTAGGGAAGGAAGCCTGCATAGCAGTTGGCTTTTTGTTCAGCACAAATTTGTATGCCAAAATTGCCTTCCTGTGCCTCATTGCCAAGGAGCGCTACTTTCACATTGCTTTCCCATTACGTTGTCATGGCCTGGGCACTGTGGGCGTGGCTGTGAAAACCAGCCTCATTGCCTGGGCAGTTACAGTTTTCTTTTGCTCCATGGGCTCCCACTTTCTGtctgaaggagaagaagagaccCAACTCTGCCATGAAGGATACCCAAGTTCACCGAAGTATGCCCTGTTCAAAATGGCCACCatgttcttctctttctttggacCAATCGGATTAATAGGCTTTTTCTATGTCAGCATCCTGTGCAAAGTCAGGCAAGTGAGAAATCTGGAGACAAAGAAGCAAGTCTATGGCTGTATTCTTCTCACTATGGTGACATTCTTTGTGGTCTTTCTACCTTATCAAGCAACAACCTTCTATAAGAATTTGTTAGAAAGCGGAAAGGATGATTTAGATCTCTGTGGAAAAGAGGTAGCGCTGTTCCTTTTTAGTGAAATTTCTTTATGTCTAATGACTCTTGGGGACATTCTGGATCCTGTGCTTTATATATTATTCATAAAAAGCACACGGGATGAATTTGTAGCCTCGTGCAAATGTCTGTGTTCTTCCCATCAGGAACTGGCCACTTCACAGGGAATGTTTATAAACTCAacttag